In Maylandia zebra isolate NMK-2024a linkage group LG12, Mzebra_GT3a, whole genome shotgun sequence, a single genomic region encodes these proteins:
- the tars1 gene encoding threonine--tRNA ligase 1, cytoplasmic, with the protein MAEKTVVDKMSELQVDEGKKEGTGSGKDGGKKKGKNAAEDSGGRAELSPQPQYIEERLTLYTKLKAEHDALMAERAAKDSKPIKVTLPDGKVVEAESWKTTPYKVACGISQGLADNTVIAKVNDSVWDLDRPLEEDCSLQLLKFDDEEAQAVYWHSSAHIMGEAMERVYGGCLCYGPPIENGFYYDMFLENNEGVSSNDFPCLESLCKKIIKEKQPFERLEIKKETLLEMFKYNTFKCRILNEKVTTPTTTVYRCGPLIDLCRGPHVRHTGKIKALKIHKNSSTYWEGKADMETLQRIYGISFPDPKMLKDWEKFQEEAKNRDHRKLGREQDLFFFHDLSPGSCFFLPKGAFIYNTLIEFIRSEYRKRGFQEVVTPNVYNSKLWQTSGHWQHYSENMFSFEVEKEIFALKPMNCPGHCLMFDHRPRSWRELPFRMADFGVLHRNELSGALTGLTRVRRFQQDDAHIFCSMDQIESEIKGCLDFLRTVYDVFGFTFKLNLSTRPEKFLGDPEVWDQAEKQLENSLNEFGEKWVLNPGDGAFYGPKIDIQIKDAIGRYHQCATIQLDFQLPIRFNLTFVSHDGDDKKRPVIIHRAILGSVERMIAILTENYGGKWPLWLSPRQVMVVPVGPTCEEYAEKIKQEFHSSGLMTDVDLDPSCTLNKKIRNAQLAQYNFILVVGEKEKTSNTVNVRTRDNKVHGEHSVEECIKRLKQLKTSRCRNAEEEF; encoded by the exons ATGGCTGAGAAGACTGTCGTGGATAAAATGAGCGAATTACAAGTGGACGAAGGCAAAAAG GAAGGAACTGGAAGTGGTAAAGATGGAGGAAAGAAGAAGGGTAAAAATGCTGCTGAAGACTCTGGAGGCAGGGCTGAG cTGTCACCACAGCCTCAATACATTGAGGAACGTCTTACTTTGTACACAAAGCTGAAAGCAGAGCATGATGCTCTGATGGCAGAAAGAGCTGCAAAGGATAGCAAACCTATCAAGGTTACTCTGCCTGATGGAAAGGTTGTTGAGGCGGAGTCCTGGAAGACCACACCGTACAAGGTGGCCTGTGGCATCAG TCAAGGCCTTGCTGACAACACGGTGATTGCCAAAGTAAACGATAGTGTATGGGACCTGGACAGACCTTTAGAAGAAGACTGCAGCCTTCAGTTGCTCAAGTTTGATGACGAGGAAGCTCAAGCT GTTTACTGGCACTCCAGTGCTCATATCATGGGTGAAGCAATGGAAAGGGTGTATGGGGGCTGCCTCTGCTACGGTCCCCCTATCGAGAATGGCTTCTACTATGACATGTTCCTAGAAAACAATGA GGGTGTATCGAGCAATGACTTCCCCTGTCTGGAGAGTTTGTGCAAGAAAATCATCAAGGAGAAGCAGCCGTTTGAGAGGCTCGAGATAAAGAAGGAAACTCTCTTGGAAATGTTCAAG taCAACACGTTTAAGTGCCGCATTCTGAATGAGAAAGTCACCACTCCCACTACCACAGTCTACAG ATGTGGTCCCTTAATTGATTTATGCCGGGGACCTCATGTGAGACACACTGGAAAAATCAAGGCACTCAAGATACACAAG AATTCATCCACATACTGGGAGGGAAAGGCGGACATGGAAACCCTCCAGAGGATCTATGGAATCTCCTTTCCTGACCCCAAAATGCTTAAAGACTGGGAAAAGTTTCAGGAGGAGGCCAAGAACAGAGATCACCGCAAACTAGGCCGG gAGCAGGACCTGTTCTTCTTCCATGACCTGAGTCCAGGGAGCTGCTTTTTCCTGCCTAAGGGAGCCTTCATCTACAACACCCTGATTGAGTTCATCAGA AGTGAGTACAGGAAGAGGGGCTTCCAGGAGGTTGTGACTCCCAATGTCTACAACAGCAAACTCTGGCAGACATCTGGGCATTGGCAGCACTACAGCGAGAACATGTTCTCCTTCGAGGTGGAAAAGGAGATCTTCGCTCTCAAGCCCATGAACTGCCCTGGACACTG TTTGATGTTTGATCACCGGCCTCGCTCCTGGAGAGAGCTGCCTTTTCGCATGGCCGACTTTGGTGTCCTGCACAGGAACGAGCTGTCAGGAGCTCTGACTGGCCTCACCCGTGTCCGCCGCTTCCAGCAGGACGATGCTCACATCTTCTGCTCCATGGACCAG ATTGAGTCCGAGATCAAGGGATGCCTGGACTTCCTGCGGACTGTTTATGATGtctttggcttcacttttaaactcAACCTTTCCACGAGACCAGAGAAGTTCCTGGGAGACCCAGAGGTCTGGGACCAAGCAGAGAAG CAACTGGAGAATAGCTTGAATGAATTCGGAGAGAAATGGGTTCTAAACCCAGGTGACGGAGCTTTCTACGGACCCAAG ATCGACATTCAGATCAAGGATGCCATTGGTCGATACCATCAGTGCGCTACTATTCAGCTCGATTTCCAGCTCCCGATCCGCTTCAACCTCACGTTTGTCAG CCACGATGGTGACGACAAGAAGAGACCTGTGATCATCCACAGAGCAATCCTGGGATCAGTAGAGAGGATGATCGCTATTCTCACTGAAAACTACGGGGGCAAATG GCCTCTGTGGCTCTCTCCTCGTCAAGTGATGGTTGTACCCGTGGGACCAACCTGTGAAGAGTATGCTGAGAAA ATCAAGCAGGAATTCCACAGCAGCGGCCTCATGACTGACGTGGATCTCGACCCCAGCTGCACCCTGAACAAAAAGATCAGAAATGCACAGTTGGCGCAGTATAACTTCATCCTGG TGGTGGGAGAGAAGGAGAAGACGAGCAACACAGTGAACGTACGCACCCGAGACAACAAAGTCCACGGCGAGCACAGTGTGGAGGAGTGCATCAAGCGCCTCAAACAGCTCAAGACCTCCAGGTGTCGGAACGCCGAAGAGGAATTCTAA